CCACAAGGAAGGGCTTATCCCCCAGGAACTTGGACTCCAGTTGCTGCAGAGCATGGTCCATATAGGTCCTGTTGCGTTTCACCTTCTCCTCAGGCACCTGGGTCCCAATAAGTGGTGCAAGCACCTGATGTGGAATAGGTGGGGCTTAATCGTGACCCTTCCCCCTCCCAGGTCCCTGAAGGGGACTATCCCCAGATGGCTCTCCTCACCCGGATCCACAGGGTCACCCCAAAGATGTTTCGGATGTTGTCTGCATGCCAGCCCAGGTACTCATGGATCTGGGAACGGGTCTGCAGGTCAGATGGGTACCAATGGTCTGCTACCTGGTACTTACAGCTCAAGTAAATCAGGATGGCTGAGCTGGAAACAGGGATAGGAAGAGGGGCTGTAAGGACCCTGGCTCTGAACCTTTACCTCCCAGTGCTTCCATCCCCCAGTGGGTCCTTGGGGCTTCTCTGCATTTGATGGATACTTCTGTCCTCACTCTCCCCTATTCCCACCTCTctgatttctccttttcttcctgacCCCTGCCCTCAaaatcccttccttcctctctctctctctctctttttttttttaagtgctggggattgaacccagggccttgtgcctaggcaaatgctttaccacagagctacacccctagcGTTTTCCTCCATCTCTCAGCCAGACCTGTTTGTCCTTTCAAAGACTTGTCTCTGGGACAAGTCTGGGCTGCTTCCTGCTTATCTCAGCATCTGCCCTATAAGGTAGAGGCTCTTGTTCTCCCTTTTGTATATGAGGAAACTAATGCTCCAAACAGTTAAATGAAATTGTCCCAAAGCTTCACAACTCAGAAAACTGACTCTCTTGTCCCCTGGAATCCTGCATGGAGCAGGGACACAGTGGGCTTCCATGGATGCTTTTGAATGTCCACACATGCATGGGTCAGCGatcagaagggaaagcatattCTCAGGTTTCCTTGTCAGGTTCCTTAGCcattgcttttttgtgtgtgtgggggaagtactagggattgaacccaggggtgtttaaccactgaacaacatccccaaagctttttatttcttattttgagacagggtctcactgagttgcttagggcctcactaagttgctgaggttgggtttgaactcatgatctcagcctcccaagtcactgggattacaggtctgtgccaccatgctcagcagcCATTACTTTCAAAGTCTCCTGACCTCTTGTCCTCTTCCTGCATGATGGGAGAACCCACCAGGAGCTATGCCTTCAAGCCCTGGCACTGGTCTCCAGAGCCAGCTTGGGCAGTCTGGGGCAGGGAATATCTGAAAAGTCTGGAGAGATCCTTTTCAGCTTCCATTTGTTGAACCTACTCTCTGTCCAACAGTGGACAAATGTCTCCTTGACCTCTTCTCCAATACCCCTCAGTCTGGGAATGGAGAAGCACTAGGGACCAGCAGAGGAGGCTATAGACAGAAGCAGGGACAGGGTGGGTCAGTCCCTAGTAACAGATCCTGCTCTCCCCCAACCTTTTCCCTCACTGCCCCACAGGGTCTGCAAGAGCCcacaggaggaggggtgggagaggcTGGAAGGCTCAGGAAttaggagagagggaaggaggataCCTTTCAGTCAAGATGAAGTCACCATCTTTGAGCACAGGCAGCTTCTGCAGGCTGTTAATCTGCAAGAACTCCTTGCTGCAGTTCTGCCCTGaggaagaagtttttttttttttttttaaatgttattcaccacatcaatagacttaaaaataagaaccatatgatcatctcgatagatgcggaaaaagcattcgacaaagtacagcatccctttatgttcaaaaatctagaaaaactagggataacaggaacatacctcaatattgtaaaagcaatctatgctaagcctcaggctagcatcattctgaatggagaaaaactgaaggcattccctctaaaatctggaacaagacagggatgccctctctctccacttctgttcaacatagttctcgaaacactggccagagcaattagacagacgaaagaaattaaaggcataaaaataggaaaagaagaacttaaattatcactatttgcagatgatatgattctatacctagcagacccaaaaggctctacaaagaaactattagagctaataaatgaattcagcaaagtggcaggatataaaatcaacatgcataaatcaaaggcattcctgtatatcagcgacaaatcctctgaaatggaaatgaggacaaccactccattcaaaatatcttcaaaaaaaataaaatacttgggaatcaacctaacaaaagaggtgaaagacttatacaatgaaaactacagaaccctaaagagagaaatagaagaagatcttagaagatggaaaaatataccctgttcatggataggcagaactaacatcatcaaaatggcgatattaccaaaagttctctataggtttaatgcaatgccaatcaaaatcccaacggcatttcttgtagaaatagagaaagcaatcatgaaattcatatggaaaaataaaagacccagaatagcaaaaacaatgctaagcaggaagtgtgaatcaggcggtatagcgataccagacttcaaactatactacagagcaatagtaacaaaaacagcatggtactggtaccaaaacaggcgggtggaccaatggtacagaatagaggacacagaaaccaatccacaaaactacaactatcttatatttgataaaggggctaaaagcatgcaatggaggaaggatagcatcttcaacaaatggtgctgggaaaactggaaatccatatgcaacaaaatgaaactgaatccctttctctcgccatgcacaaaagtgaattcaaaatggatcaaggagcttgatatcaaatcagagacgcgccatctgatagaagaaaaagttggctacgatctacagtcggtggggtcgggctccaaattcctcaataggacacccatagcacaatagttaataactagaatcaacaaatgggacttactcaaactaaaaagttttttctcagcaaaagaaacaataagagaggtaaatagggagcctacaccctgggaacaaatctttactcctcacacttcagatagagccctaatatccagagtatacaaagaactcaaaaaattagacaataagagaacaaacaacccaatcaacaaatgggccaaggacctgaacagacacttctcagaggaggacatacagtcaatcaacaagtacatgaaaaaatgctcaacatctctagctgtcagagaaatgcaaatcaaaaccaccctaagataccatctcactccagtaagattggcagccattaggaagtcaaacaacaacaagtgctggcgaggatgtggggaaaagggtacacttgtacattgctggtgggactgcagattggtgcagccaatttggaaagcagtatggagatttcttggaaagctgggaatggagccaccatttgacccagctattccccttcttggtctattccctaaagacctaaaaagagcatgctacagggacactgctacatcgatgttcatagcagcacagttcacaatagcaagactgtggaaccaacctagatgcccttcaatagatgaatggataaaaaaaatgtggcatttatacacaatggagtattactctgcattaaaaaatgacaaaatcatagaatttacagggaaatggatggcattagagcagattatgctaagtgaagctagccaatccctaaaaaacaaatgccaaatgtcttctttgatataaggagagtaactaagaacagtgtagggacgaagagcaggagaagaagattaacatttaacagggatgagaggtgggagggaaagggagagagaagggaaattgcatggtaatggaaggagaccctcagggttatacagtggaggaggtagagagagaggaggggaggggaggggagag
This genomic interval from Marmota flaviventris isolate mMarFla1 chromosome 1, mMarFla1.hap1, whole genome shotgun sequence contains the following:
- the LOC114081791 gene encoding glutathione S-transferase theta-2B-like isoform X2, translated to MGLKLYLDLLSQPCRSVFIFAKKNGIPFQRRTVQFLKGQNCSKEFLQINSLQKLPVLKDGDFILTESSAILIYLSCKYQVADHWYPSDLQTRSQIHEYLGWHADNIRNIFGVTLWIRVLAPLIGTQVPEEKVKRNRTYMDHALQQLESKFLGDKPFLVGQQPVALGNDVFVGRPRLAAWRGCMEASLGTELWQEAHGPIFNILEQMTKKTLPVPPPESQTNMLFRISKIP